The Myripristis murdjan chromosome 6, fMyrMur1.1, whole genome shotgun sequence sequence GGTTTTATTAGTTCTTacagctgctgcttcacagTCAGCTTGGTTCTCTGACTAAAATCTGCACAATCACAGCATATGTTTCTCTGAACCACGTGTGTAAAACCAGTTGAAATCGTTCAGCAGGGATGCCAGCAGTTTCAAATACAAAGTCATAAATCAATGACAGTTTGTCTTAACGTCACCAAAGACGTTGGATATTTTTACTTAAGCTGTTCAAGCTTTTGACCTCTAATGGCcttatattttgctttttatttattaaaatgtaatgtaaatccTCTTCCAGCttgaaattacaacaaaaagaCTGACTCTCTCAAAATCACCTATCTGAGAAAATCAGGTGAAATCCAGCTGAGGTGCATGTATACCTTCTGAAACCCAGAAGGAATATactttaatactttatttatttcagaattACTTCTCTGGACTATGGAAATGtatctttctttcattcattcattctttattttttcttgcttgaTATGTATTTTAAAGcttttatttatgcatgttttaatattttttttatatttttatttgttacacagttctgctttttttaaaaataataataatatttttttcttacttttgtacagtgaagtttttttttattattattttgtcattttttataacatatttcatttttattttatttttttctttttgggttGGCCCAAATCCTCCTctagtctgaaaaaaaaattgatgacatcatcaaaatAGAAGTGTGTGTCACAAAATAAGTCCCACTGATGACATGGAACACATGACATCCTTTTTAAGAGTGCACAttcatcttggaaaaaaaaaaaatcaaaacaattgATGAGACCCTTTGTCGTTTTAGTtttaaagctgtgtgtgtgtgtgtgtgtgtgtgtgtgtgtgtgtgtgtgtgtgtgtgtgtgtgtgtgtgtgcattaaagaAGGGGTTGTGTTTGTGAATATACAGGTGAAACTCGAAATATCTTGCTTTGCATGTTATGAGTTTATATATTAATTTCACCTTTTAAGTTGAattacttaaataaatgaacttttgCACGATATTCTAATTTTCCAAGTTTCACCTGTATATTGGTTAAAGGGAAGCAGGgatggttgtggtggtggtggtggtggtggtgtgtgtgtatgtgtgtgtgtgtgtgtgtgtgtgtgtgtgaatgacaaTTTCTTTTCCTGAGAAAGGGATGACAAAGGTGAAGTAGGTTTGCAAATAGTGGTTTCTCATTGAAAGATGTGAAACCACCAAACACAAACCAACTTCAGCCTCGGGATGCTTTTCTGATGCCTTTCtaccttcctctccttcttctcttttctgcagatcttctcctgctgtttttccctccactcttcttctttcttctgtctctcctcctcctttttgcagcatcttctttctcctcctctgctgctgctgagcgaCTCAGGCAGCCGTCCACAGCAGGAGGCGATCCTCTTCAGGTTGCGTTCTCTCTGGTGACTGAAGTGCCAGGCCTGGAGCTTCGCCCTGCAGCCAAGTTTCAGCTCGGCTTCTtccactgctgctgtggagggcgcctcctcttcctcctcctcctcctcttcctcgttactctcctcttgctctctcccttccatttccatcccctccctctctctcgcctatctctctctcttgcctcctcttccttcctttctctctctttccagcaCCGTTCCTCCCTCGCCTTCTCCTCCTGGGCCTTTTTGAGGTGAGCAGGACCCTCGATCATCCACTGCCTCCTTTTTGCAAGGTTGGCTTTAGTCCTCTCTCTTTGGCGATTGAGTCTCTCCTTGAAGAGCTGGGGGTCCAACATGGACATTTTACTATGATGTATCACTCTGCCTTATGAGTGTGTAGAAGTAACTGTTAATCACATGAACAGCCGGGATCTCGGTTGTAACGTTAACAAACTTCACATATCAGCACAGGGATGGCCATGCTTACAAGACACAGctaagacttaaaaaaaaataatggtcATGTCAATAAAACCGTGAAAAACCTGAGCTTGTTATCTACAGTGAGCTCTGTTGATTAAAGCTAGTCTTATTTTTGTTAGCTCATTAAGCTAATTAGTGTATCAAATAAATTGCAACAACCTTTCTGCGTTTGATTTGCTAAGCACATGTGAGAGCGGTGCTGTGTGTAGCTAAGAGGCTAGCAGGTTTTGGGTTTGGGGTTCTCTTTCATAGCATTCGTTTCGTGTCTCACATTGGGAACGCCCTCGGCTTAACCTCATCAGAAGCTCCTATAGCACTCTGCCAGCCAGGATTGGCTGGGACTGAAGCGTCAGTGACAAGAGGGACAGAGACCCTCCTCCTATAAGAGCGCTTGTCACTGCGCTGTTGGTCATTCAAAAACCTCTTCTCGCTACGAGCAGAAGTTCATTCACTCTCTCGAGTACTTGCGTCCCGAAACAAAGCTCAACTGTCCACTGACGCGAGCGAAACCTCGGTCACCGGGCGCTTTGCTGTCGGTCCGCACAGCTGCTCGAGAGCTACGGCTAACTGTCCGAGTAGCAATACTCCGAACAGTTGGCTAGCTAAGTGGCAACACTTCCCGGTAGAAATACCAATCCAAGCTAGCGCTAACTGTCAGTAGCAATACACAACCAGCTAGCCTAATAAAGTGGCAACACTTCACGGTAGAAATACCACATCTAGTAGAAATACTTAACACCCTAGCGTGGGCTTGCTAGTTAATGTTAGCTCTTCTTCGAGTAGCAATACTCCCTATACATACCACCTGGAAGTCGCAAAACTCCCAGTCAGTATAGCTAACTTCCCTGCTTGATTGTCCCACTGGCCATCATGACCGATGCTAAGGCTTCAGCAGAGGAAAAGACATCGGCGCGAGGGTGTCCCTGCGGGAATACTATCTCAATCGGAGACACTCACCTGTCGTGCGCCATGTGTCTGGGGCTGAAACACGCTCAAGCCGCCTTTGAGTCGGATGATTGCTCTCACTGTAGCAAGCTAGCCCTCAAGGCGCTTCGCCGTCGGCTGTCTCGTTTGTCTAATTTGTCGGGCAACGATCCAGTCCTGGCATCCTCGGCTACGACCCAGGAGCCTATGCAGCTCTCTGAGGCGATAGCCTCCGCCGCCCAAGCCGTAACGAGCTGGGGGGATCAGCCCGATCTCCTCGACCCACTGCACCCGGTGTTTTCCGGCACAGCGGGTCCACTCGATTACCTGACTGAGCAGGAGGACTGCGCCTCGGTGGGTGGGTTGGAACTCCTCATGTCCGACGACGAGGAAGACGACGACACTTCCTTGTCATGGTCGCACCGGGTTGAAAAACCCAAACTCCCAACGGAGGCTGCGGCTAGCGGGGACCAGTCTTCCTCAGGTCAGGACCTGGACTTGCTCGAGGTGTGCAAACGCGCAGCCGAAAAGCTGCAAATTCAGTGGCCTGAGGTCCAAGTTGAGGGGACGCGGTCTCTCTTTGATGGGAAGAGGCTTCCCAAAATGAGGAGGACGGGAAAACAACTCCTGCCGGTTCTCCCGGAGTTACTGGAGGAGCTGTCTTTCTCTTGGCGCAGCAAGCCATATAGGGAGAAACACCCTGTGGCGGGCAGCTCCATCCTGGATTGTGAGGGCATGGAAAACAACGGCCTCCGCAACATCCCACCGGTGGAACAGGTGGTGGCTGCGCATCTCCACCCGAAGACATCCCTGGCTTCGCCGGGCGCGGGCGCGCTTCCTTCCAAAGCGGACcgtttccagtccagtctgacTGAAAAGGCTTACAGGGCGGCTGCTTTGTCAGTCCGGGCTCTCAATGCCAGCACCCTCCTTATGGCATATCAAGCCGAGCTGGAGGAGGGAATGTCGGCTCCACCGAATAGGGTGTTATGGGACGAAGTGTGTGCCATCACCGACCACTGTCTCCATTTACACAAGGTGGCAATCCAGGCTCAGGGCAGAGCCATGGGGCTTATGGTCCTGCAAAAGCGGGCTCGGTGGTTGAACCTCACTACCTTATCGACCAAGGACAAGGAAGACCTCCTCGACACCCCCATAACGCCTCAGGGCCTCTTCGGTACGGCGGTTACGTCTATGCAGGAGAGgtgtgaggagaaaaagaagggagACGAGGCGCTGAAGTTGTGCCTTCCACGTAAGGCTCCAGCAGCCCCCCCTCCGGCCCAACGCCAATCTTTTGCCCGGGCGGCGACACGAGCCCCGCCCTCGTTCAGGATTCCCACGTTGGCCATAACTCAAGCAGCATCCCAGCCTCCTCCGAGGGCTTCTGCTTCGAGGGGCCCATGGCTTAAGAAGTCTTCTCCTCAGGAGGCGACTCGGACTGACCaaccaccccccacctccacccacaGGGTGAGGACGAAAAAGCGGTCGGCCTAACAACCTTCCTGGACGAGGTGAGCGTGATGGCACTGCCCCCCACTCTGGCTCCGCTCACCCCATCGTTCTCGTTAACGAGCAGGTTCACACAGCTGGGTCGTGTTCGGCGCATGGACAGCGGGATATTCGACCCGTCCCAGCGCCCCCTGGAGAGAAGCAGAGACAATGTTCAGCAAACGGTTTGCCCCAGCGGCACCGGGGAATGTCTCATAAGCACTTCTCTTTattacacaaaaacaataaagttcTCACCGCCGTTGCATCCAGGCAAATTGCCAAGGACACAGCTAAgtgcaatgaaaaacaaaaacaaaatgttgcaaaacaatTTGGTTTCCTACTTCCCAGAGGGATTAACACCTCTCTCGGGAATGAACCAGGTGTGTCGTGTAAACGTCGTGTCCCCCGTGGCTGTGACGTCACGCGCACGCGTAGTAGCCAACAGGCAGTGCTGCACTCCTCTACCAAAAGAGGGCGCCCTCACTCCATGTATCGATTGGCCTGTCAGTCCTCTGTCACTGAGACTGGAGAGCTGGTCAAAATGCACAGCATCAGAGTGGGTGTTAAAAACACTAAGCAGGGGGTACAGACTGCAGTTCGCTGCAAATCCCCCGCCGTTCAGGGGTGTAATTCAGTCACAAGTTGTGGGGGAAGCCGCTCATTTTCTACGGGAGGAGATTTCCTCTCTGTTAGAGAAGGGAGCGATAAAAATTGTCCCTCCCTCAGACAGCAAGAACGGATATTATTCCAGATATTTTCTGGTCAAAAAGAAGGGGGGAAACGGCATTCGGGCGATTTTAGATCTCAGAGATCTAAACAAGCACCTCAGGAAATACAAATTTCGAATGCTAACACATGCGTCTCTACTGCGTTTCCTGCGCGCAGGGGATTGGTTCACATCAATCGACCTCAAGGACGCTTATTTCCACATCCCAATATATCCGCCACACAGAAAGTATCTCAGATTTGCCTTTCAGGGGACCAGTTACGAATACTTAGTGCTCCCCTTCGGCCTCTCATTAAGCCCAAGAGTGTTTGTAAAATGCACGGAAGCGGCAGTTACACCGCTCAGGAGGCAGGGCGTCAGAATAGCGACATATATAGACGACTGGCTCATTGCGGCATCCTCCCACCAGGAGGCAGCAGACCACACGAGGTTGCTCACAGAACACTTGGGGAACCTAGGTTTCAGAATAAATCTAGAAAAGAGTGTTCTTCTCCCTTGTCAGACCATCTCCTTCATAGGTCTTTTTATAGACTCAGCTCAGGCCAGAGTGAAGCTGACTGGAGAGAGGTTGCAGGCCCTCAGGGACTGTTTAGACCTGTTTCAAAGGGGAAAGTTTGTGTCCTTCAGACTCTGCCACAGGCTGCTGGGGTTGATGGCCTCAGCCTTGGTGGTGGTTCCGATGGGACGGTTATACATGAAGGGAATACAGCGTTGGGTGGCTTCTCACCGATTAGACCCACGCCGTCAGGGATCTCACAGAGTGAGGGTTTCGGTGGATTGCACAGCAGCCCTAATCCCATGGAGGAAGAGGGGTTTCCTAACACAGGGAGTGCCTATGGGAGTTGTTCTGTGCAGGAAACTAATCACAACAGACGCCTCCTTAGTCGGCTGGGGGGGCGTGTGCGAAGGGAGAGCTGTGAATGGGACCTGGGAGCCCCACATGCATGTGTTAGTTCGAACAGACAACACCACAGTAGTGGCTTATATCAACAGACAGGGGGGCCTGAGGTCCCTTCAattacacacactggcacacagacTGATTGTCTGGAGCAGCAATCATTTTCTGTCCCTGAAAGCCACTCATGTGCCTGGGGTTCTGAACCATGGAGCAGATCTTCTGTCCAGGGGAAACCCTCTTTATGCAGAATGGAGACTGCATCCGAGTGTGGTGAATCTGGTCTGGGAGCGGTACGGGCAGCCATCAGTAGACCTCTTTGCAACAGGGGAGAACTCTCAGTGTCCCCTGTTCTTCTCCCTTCACGATCAGAATGCACCCTTGGGGGTGGATGCATTTGCTCATCAGTGGCCTCACGTCCTGCTGTATGCATTTCCCCCCATAGCATTGATATCTCCGACTCTAGCCAGGGTACAGAAAGAAGGCCTGTCGATGATTCTTATAGCTCCTTACTGGCCGTCGAAGCACTGGCTGGCAGAGATAACTCGGCTCCTTTACAGAGAGCCGTGGCCTCTGCCGATACGCAGAGACCTGTTGACACAGGCGCACGGACAGATATTTCATCCTCACCCAGAGAGGCTGGCTCTGTGGGCCTGGCCCGTGAGTGGTTTAACTTAAGGTCTGTGGGTCTCCCTCAGAATGTGATTGAGACCATCCAGAGCGCTAGGGCTCCCTCTACGAGGTCAGTCTATGGGAATAAGTGggcagtttttgaaaaatggtgCTCAAACTTACAAGAGGTTCCCTTTCAGTGTTCTGTAGTCGTGATTTTGGCTTTTCTGCAGGACATGGTAGAGAAGAGAAAGGCTTTTTCTACCATTAAGGTGTATTTGGCGGCCATCTCGGCATGCCATATTGGTTTTGAGGGCAAAACTGTGGGACAGCATCCCTTGATTTGCCGCTTCATGAAGGGAGCACGTCGCAGGCTTCCGGTATCTAAATCCTTGGCTCCATCGTGGGACCTTCCCACTGTGTTGGATGCCCTTTCAGTTTCACCTTTTGAACCAATGGATCGGATAGACTTAAAAATGGTGACTCTTAAGACGGTTTTGCTGCTGGCTCTCGCCTCGGCCAAACGGGTGGGGGAGATCCATGCTCTTTCAGTACACCAGGCGTGTACGAAGTTCTCTTCAGGGGGGGAAAAGGTGACTTTGCGTCCTAACCCCGCCTTTACACCTAAGGTGTTAGGGGCATGTTCTCCTATTGACTTGGTGTCCTTCTA is a genomic window containing:
- the LOC115360460 gene encoding uncharacterized protein LOC115360460; the encoded protein is MNQVCRVNVVSPVAVTSRARVVANRQCCTPLPKEGALTPCIDWPVSPLSLRLESWSKCTASEWVLKTLSRGYRLQFAANPPPFRGVIQSQVVGEAAHFLREEISSLLEKGAIKIVPPSDSKNGYYSRYFLVKKKGGNGIRAILDLRDLNKHLRKYKFRMLTHASLLRFLRAGDWFTSIDLKDAYFHIPIYPPHRKYLRFAFQGTSYEYLVLPFGLSLSPRVFVKCTEAAVTPLRRQGVRIATYIDDWLIAASSHQEAADHTRLLTEHLGNLGFRINLEKSVLLPCQTISFIGLFIDSAQARVKLTGERLQALRDCLDLFQRGKFVSFRLCHRLLGLMASALVVVPMGRLYMKGIQRWVASHRLDPRRQGSHRVRVSVDCTAALIPWRKRGFLTQGVPMGVVLCRKLITTDASLVGWGGVCEGRAVNGTWEPHMHVLVRTDNTTVVAYINRQGGLRSLQLHTLAHRLIVWSSNHFLSLKATHVPGVLNHGADLLSRGNPLYAEWRLHPSVVNLVWERYGQPSVDLFATGENSQCPLFFSLHDQNAPLGVDAFAHQWPHVLLYAFPPIALISPTLARVQKEGLSMILIAPYWPSKHWLAEITRLLYREPWPLPIRRDLLTQAHGQIFHPHPERLALWAWPVSGLT